A segment of the Methanofollis fontis genome:
GCTCTCGTCTTCCATAGGCTACCTCTAAACTACTATCTGTAGGAGTGCGGGCGTAATAAAAGCCTCTATAACAGCCGCCAGCGCCAGAAGAGGGACGACAATACGGAGAAAGAGCCCTCCCATACGGGCGGCATCGGCGGCGGCATCCCCCATCCCTGATAGTTCTGCAAGCAGGGAACGAGCAAGGGAGAGGCCCAGAGCGGCAGATATGAAAAGGGCAGGGAGTTCAAATATCCCATGCGGAATCAGCCCGAGTGCAAGACCGGACAGACCCACCCGATCGAGAATCTCGCCGGCAAACACCCCGATGACCACCCCGTTTGATATGAGAATGAAGAGGGTCAGAATACCAAAGGTCGCCCCTCCGAGAAAGAGAACCAGGCAGGCCTGGAGGTTGTTCAGAAAGATCTTCAGGGCGATCATTGCCGGCGTATCGTCGAGGATACCGGCAAACACCCCCTCCTTCACCATCTCGATCAGTTGCTCGGCCGCAGGGTCGCCCGAGGCCATCACCGCATACCCCGCACCGATTCCGAGAAGAAATACAACAACAGCGACGGCGAGATAGATTGCGAACTCCTGCCTAGACATAGATCACCATCCGCATCATGTCCCGCACGCCCGGGGCCATCCCGACAACAATCATTGCGAGCACCACCAGATGCCAGAAGGCGGTGTTCCCTTCCCTCCGATAGATCTCAAGGATATATATCGCCGGGATGATCACCGCCAGTTTCAGGGGGAACATCGCAAACGCCGTCCCTGTCCATTCTATCAGCGCCGAACCGACGACATGCTGCTCCACGTACTGCAGGGGGTGGAGGTCAATGCCAAATGAGGTTGCCGAGGCATCGAGCATATGACCGGCAATCAGGAGGATATAGAGGGGGTCGGCCACATACTCCCAGCGGAGGACGTACCTGAGAAAGGCCCAGACCGCCCCGGTGGTGATGGCGCCCATTGCCGGGATGGCGACGAGCACCACGGGATCGATACGGGTATTCGCCGCACCCCACACCATCAGAACGATGAATGCGGCGATCGAGAGGAGAATGCCAATCCCACCATAGGGGCGTGCATAATCATCGACGAACCCCCCCATCTGGAGGAGGCGAGAGATAAAGAGGGCCGCAATAGTGATGAAAAACACCGCAAAGAAGATCAGGGGGGTGATAAGGAGGATGCGGAGGTCCGAGGTGATCATGCCGGTATCCTCGACCACACGGAGAAGGCCCCCGAGGACCACAAAGGGGATCGTCGAGAGGACAAAACGGCGGTCCACGGTGATACCGAACCGAACCAGACCGCGATAGACGAGCCAGACCGAAAGGATCAGGATCAGGGCATAGGTGAGGGTGTCAACGATCGTGTACGGCTGACCATACAGGATCGGATCAATGTAATATTTGTAGAGGAAATCCCTAATCATCTCTGATCTCAATGGGCGGAGAGGGTATTAAAGTACTCAGAGAGAAGGTTTTCGACAAGTCGCGGTGGATGCAGTTCCCCCGGGATGTTCTTATCGGGCATGAGGTGATCGATGAGATCCCCTCGGTCTGCCGGGACCTCCACCTCGGCACCCGGGCCTTTCTGATCACCGGTGAGCACACCATGTCCATAGCCGGAGAACGTATCGCCGAACTCCTGAATGAGACCTGTGATGTCAGGTGCCATATCGCCACCGCAATCTCCCCGGATGAGATTGCACGCACCGAAAACGCTGCGGAAGACGCGGATTTCATCCTCGGCATCGGAGGGGGGCGCGTGATCGATATCGCAAAGATCGTCTCATACAACCTGGACCGGCAGTTCATCTCGGTGCCGACAGCCGCAGCACATGACGGCGTTGCCTCGGCGAGGGCGACGGTGCCGACAGCGGGGGGGAGCACCTCCATGGAGGCCCACCCTCCCATCGCCGTCGTCGCCGATACCGGCATCATCGCCGCCGCACCCCGTCGCCTGCTCGCATCGGGCTGCGCCGACATCATCTCGAACTACACCGCCATCCTTGACTGGGAGCTTGCCCACCGCATGCGGGGCGAACCGATCTCGGAATATGCGATCGCCCTCTCCCGGATGACCGCAGAGATCATTGTCAAGAATGCAGGGGACATCAGTGCACACACCGAGGAGAGCGCATGGATGGTGATGAAGGCGCTGGTGTCGTCCGGTGTGGCAATGAGCATCGCAGGATCGTCAAGACCGGCAAGCGGAGGCGAACACAAGTTCTCCCATGCCCTTGACCGGATCGCGCCAGGCCGCTCCCTCCACGGAGAGCAGTGCGGAGTCGGTTCGATTGTCACGATGTATCTGCATGGCGGCGACTGGCGAGGTCTCAGGGACTCGTTGCGAAGGATTGGCGCCCCGACGACCCCGGCAGGTCTTGGCATTGAGGACGAGCAGGCGGTGGAGGCGCTCCTCTCTGCACGCACCATCCGCCCGGAACGGTTTACGATTCTGGACATGGGGCTCTCGCGGCAGAGTGCCGAAAAGATCATCAGGATGCTCTACGAGGAGTGATACATGGCAGATGCAAAACCGAGAGTGACCCTCATCGGCAGGTGCCTCGCAGAGAAGGGGCTTGAGTTTGTATACGAAGGAGAGGTGGCGGCGTGCAGGAACTGCAAGCTCCTGAAGGTCTGCCACAACCTTCAGCCCGGCAGGAAATACAAGGTTGTCGGCATCAGAAAGAACACCGAACAGGAGTGCGCAGTCCACCGGGACGGCATCTGCGCCATCGAGGTGATCGAGGCATCGGTCGTCACCCTGATTCCGGCCGATCGGGCGATACTGAACTCACGGATCCACTACGAGTCCCCCTGCACCCGTACCGACTGCCGGAGTTATGCCCTCTGCCACCCGGACGGCATCATTGACGGCGACAAATATTCGGTCGCCAAGATCCTGGGGAACGCGCCGGACATCTGTGAAAAGGGGAGAAACCTCAAACTCGTCGAACTCCGACCGGTCTGATCAGGCGTGCTCTGCCACCGCCCAGAGACGCCGGGAGATCGAGAGGATCTCTCCGGTATGCCTGAAGTCAACCAGCCAGCGGTGGGGGATCGATGGAAAACCGTAGAGTGCCCCGGCAAGCGCTCCGGCGATCGCACCCACCGTGTCGGCATCCCCCCCCAGGTTTACTGCCCTCACAAGCGTCTTTTCAAGACTGTCTGAACCCATAAAGACGGCAAGAGCACAATGGGTGGAGAGAACGGCATCCAGCGAGGGTTCAAGAGGCCAGATATGGAAATTTCCGAGACGTTCGGCGACCTCGGCGTTCTGACAGCGGTCGAGTGCATCGCAGAAGGCCCCCATCTTTGAGGCGCCCCGGCAGAGTTCAGAGATCATCTGGTTGACAAAGGCCGAGCACTCACCGGCCACCGGATCGTGGTGGGTGAGGGCCGAACAGGCGAGACTCACCTCCCGCACCGTCGCTGGCGAATAGAACACTCCCACCGGAGGGGCACGCATCACGCTGCCATTCGTTCGGCTTCCCCTGTTCTGGATATGAGCGATTTTTGCGGCATCTTCCGGCCGTATTCCCTCCCTGACAAGAGAAAACACCGTCCTGGAGGTGGGGCCATAGTAGCGGGGCTCCTGTTCATAGCTGGAAATCAGGCGTGAAATGAAGTCTTCCGGCGAAAAGCCCCTGCATACAATGAGAGAACGTGCAAGCCCCAGTGCCTGCAGGGTGTCGTCGGTATATTCCCCCCTTCTGGTGGCGTGAATTCCTCCGCTCTGCATTCTGGTTACGGTTTTGTCAGGAGAGGGAAGGCCTTCGAGGGGCGCACCAAGCGCGTCTCCAACAGCAAGTCCAAGGAGAACGCCGGCAACGCGCGTGAAGTGCAATATAAAGATCACCAATAAGGTATATTTACCCAAGAAAAAATGTATTTTTTGAAGTTAGGTGATTGCGTGCAGAAGGAAGAATTGCTCCACTTGCATATGCTTCTTATGCATATTAAGAAGTATTATGAAACGTCGACAGGAGACGAAATTTTTACCCCCGATTATGATGGTCTTGGTGTTTCCCCCGCCCACATCCACAAAAACAAAATCTCACACAAAAAAGCGATTCTTGCGCTCGGCGAAGATCTGATCCACCAGATACGGACGGCGCCCCACGCCCGGCAGGTGGAATTTACGCACAAAGCCACCCATAATGAGGGTATAGTGCAAGAACATTAACACGGTATGGACGAAACTGATCTCTACAGGGAGATCATCTCCCGCATCTCTTCTCAATCGTGCAGCCCTGCGGATCTCCAGCGTATCAAGATCGACGTCTGCCGGAAATACGGGGCCTCCACCCTCCCGAAAAATTCGGCGATTCTTGCAGCGGCCACACCCGAAGAGGCGGAGGCACTCAGATCGGTTTTGCTCGTGAAACCGACACGCACTCTCTCCGGGGTGGCCCCGATTGCGGTCATGACCTCACCGGCACCATGCCCGCACGGTATCTGTCTCCCCTGTCCCGGCGGCCCGGAACACCCGTTCGGGTCTCCGCAGAGTTACACCGGACAGGAACCCGCCGCACTGCGAGGCACCCAGAACGAGTATGATCCCTGCCGCATGGTGCAGGCCCGCCTCACCCAGCTGGAGGCCCTCGGTCATCATGTGGACAAGGCGGAGCTGATCGTGATGGGCGGGACGATCACCGCACGCACCCGGGAGTACAGGGAGTGGTTCGTCACCTCCTGCATCCATGCGATGAACGAATACGGAACAGGTGGATGCAGCCCTCTTCCAGAGAAAGACGAGGTGTTTCACCGGAACGAAACGGCGGCGGTCCGTTGCATCGCCACCACATTCGAGACGCGCCCGGACTGGTGCCGGCGTGAGCATGTCATGGACATGCTTGATCTCGGGGTGACAAAGGTCGAACTCGGCGTCCAGCATACGGACGACGGCATTCTTGCATTTAACCGACGCGGCTGCACGGTGGAGGATGCCGTCGAGGCCAACCGGATCCTGCGGGACACCGGGATCAAGGTGGGCTTCCATGTCATGCCGAACCTTCCCTCGAGCACCCTCGAGGCAGATCAGGAGATGTTTTCGACTATCTTTGCCGACGAGCGCTTCAGGCCGGACTTTTTGAAGATCTATCCAACGCTTGTCACTCCGGGTTCGGCGATCGAGGATCTCTGGCGGCGCGGTGACTATGCACCCTATAACGAGGACGACCTGATCGGGTTGATCGCATATGCAAAGTCCCTCCTGCCTGAATATGTCCGCCTTCAGCGGGTGCAGCGCGACATTCCGGCCCGCCTCATCGTGGCCGGTTCCCGTCATTCGAATTTCCGCCAGCTGGCACAGGAACGCCTGCAGGCAGGGGGCGGGATGTGCCGGTGCATCAGGTGCCGGGAGGCGGGACGGCGCACCGCCGGTGCCGCACCTGCACTGCAGGATCTGGTCTATCGGGCATGCAATGGTGAGGAGCACTTCATCCAGGCGGCCGCCGGCGATGCACTCATCGGTTTTGCACGCCTCCGTTTCCCTTCAGAGGTGATCAGGCCCGAACTGGAGGATGCTGCACTCCTCAGGGAACTCCATGTCTATGGGATGATGGTGCGTCTCGGGAAACAGGGAAGCGGCGGCGAATATCAGCACCGGCGTTATGGATCCCTTCTTCTCACCCGTGCCGAGGAGACGGCGGCCGCGGCGGGCTATACCCGGATGGCGGTCAATAGCGGTATCGGGGTCCGCCCCTATTACCGGGGGCAGGGCTATTGCCGTGAAGGCCCATACATGGTGAAGAGGATATCATGAAACCCGCAACCCTCGAATTCGTCAGGCAGCGCTTCGGTTCCTATTATCATCAGGG
Coding sequences within it:
- a CDS encoding stage II sporulation protein M, giving the protein MSRQEFAIYLAVAVVVFLLGIGAGYAVMASGDPAAEQLIEMVKEGVFAGILDDTPAMIALKIFLNNLQACLVLFLGGATFGILTLFILISNGVVIGVFAGEILDRVGLSGLALGLIPHGIFELPALFISAALGLSLARSLLAELSGMGDAAADAARMGGLFLRIVVPLLALAAVIEAFITPALLQIVV
- a CDS encoding DUF63 family protein; its protein translation is MIRDFLYKYYIDPILYGQPYTIVDTLTYALILILSVWLVYRGLVRFGITVDRRFVLSTIPFVVLGGLLRVVEDTGMITSDLRILLITPLIFFAVFFITIAALFISRLLQMGGFVDDYARPYGGIGILLSIAAFIVLMVWGAANTRIDPVVLVAIPAMGAITTGAVWAFLRYVLRWEYVADPLYILLIAGHMLDASATSFGIDLHPLQYVEQHVVGSALIEWTGTAFAMFPLKLAVIIPAIYILEIYRREGNTAFWHLVVLAMIVVGMAPGVRDMMRMVIYV
- a CDS encoding NAD(P)-dependent glycerol-1-phosphate dehydrogenase, with the translated sequence MGGEGIKVLREKVFDKSRWMQFPRDVLIGHEVIDEIPSVCRDLHLGTRAFLITGEHTMSIAGERIAELLNETCDVRCHIATAISPDEIARTENAAEDADFILGIGGGRVIDIAKIVSYNLDRQFISVPTAAAHDGVASARATVPTAGGSTSMEAHPPIAVVADTGIIAAAPRRLLASGCADIISNYTAILDWELAHRMRGEPISEYAIALSRMTAEIIVKNAGDISAHTEESAWMVMKALVSSGVAMSIAGSSRPASGGEHKFSHALDRIAPGRSLHGEQCGVGSIVTMYLHGGDWRGLRDSLRRIGAPTTPAGLGIEDEQAVEALLSARTIRPERFTILDMGLSRQSAEKIIRMLYEE
- a CDS encoding UPF0179 family protein, which encodes MADAKPRVTLIGRCLAEKGLEFVYEGEVAACRNCKLLKVCHNLQPGRKYKVVGIRKNTEQECAVHRDGICAIEVIEASVVTLIPADRAILNSRIHYESPCTRTDCRSYALCHPDGIIDGDKYSVAKILGNAPDICEKGRNLKLVELRPV
- a CDS encoding ADP-ribosylglycohydrolase family protein, with the translated sequence MHFTRVAGVLLGLAVGDALGAPLEGLPSPDKTVTRMQSGGIHATRRGEYTDDTLQALGLARSLIVCRGFSPEDFISRLISSYEQEPRYYGPTSRTVFSLVREGIRPEDAAKIAHIQNRGSRTNGSVMRAPPVGVFYSPATVREVSLACSALTHHDPVAGECSAFVNQMISELCRGASKMGAFCDALDRCQNAEVAERLGNFHIWPLEPSLDAVLSTHCALAVFMGSDSLEKTLVRAVNLGGDADTVGAIAGALAGALYGFPSIPHRWLVDFRHTGEILSISRRLWAVAEHA
- a CDS encoding UPF0058 family protein, which gives rise to MQKEELLHLHMLLMHIKKYYETSTGDEIFTPDYDGLGVSPAHIHKNKISHKKAILALGEDLIHQIRTAPHARQVEFTHKATHNEGIVQEH
- a CDS encoding tRNA uridine(34) 5-carboxymethylaminomethyl modification radical SAM/GNAT enzyme Elp3, whose product is MDETDLYREIISRISSQSCSPADLQRIKIDVCRKYGASTLPKNSAILAAATPEEAEALRSVLLVKPTRTLSGVAPIAVMTSPAPCPHGICLPCPGGPEHPFGSPQSYTGQEPAALRGTQNEYDPCRMVQARLTQLEALGHHVDKAELIVMGGTITARTREYREWFVTSCIHAMNEYGTGGCSPLPEKDEVFHRNETAAVRCIATTFETRPDWCRREHVMDMLDLGVTKVELGVQHTDDGILAFNRRGCTVEDAVEANRILRDTGIKVGFHVMPNLPSSTLEADQEMFSTIFADERFRPDFLKIYPTLVTPGSAIEDLWRRGDYAPYNEDDLIGLIAYAKSLLPEYVRLQRVQRDIPARLIVAGSRHSNFRQLAQERLQAGGGMCRCIRCREAGRRTAGAAPALQDLVYRACNGEEHFIQAAAGDALIGFARLRFPSEVIRPELEDAALLRELHVYGMMVRLGKQGSGGEYQHRRYGSLLLTRAEETAAAAGYTRMAVNSGIGVRPYYRGQGYCREGPYMVKRIS